In one Fundidesulfovibrio magnetotacticus genomic region, the following are encoded:
- a CDS encoding S1C family serine protease, protein MGSKGIGLACARLSDVTWRAGRKGISDEEWTSAFYEEMRAANYTVVGDPDNLFEERKSSEIVLGAKVLDVTHNICYPMPNMWGWGGAMIYTDGVASSTITVEWQVYDPLDKKVLHTQVTKGAASVDFSGDDAEVSLAAAFSNAAKGLLADQKFHQLMLRDDDATPADETFVPGPVTSASPGPVSADNPSMGTVPLAKGGVLSLPEVQKRVVMLQQGSGHGSGFLVGDSGLILTNDHVVKDSKQIRVVYPDGTRVQGRVLKTDPRQDVALVQVDSSSLGGLKVRLEDLPVGSDVYAIGAPYDKNLQGSVSKGVVSNYRVNQKGRWLQSDTTINGGNSGGPLVDAQGRVVGMCSWSVRADDVVGLNFFVPIADALRVMGLSAQ, encoded by the coding sequence GTGGGGAGCAAAGGCATCGGCCTGGCCTGCGCCAGGCTGAGCGACGTGACCTGGCGGGCGGGGCGCAAGGGCATCAGCGACGAGGAATGGACCAGCGCCTTCTATGAAGAGATGCGCGCGGCCAACTACACCGTGGTGGGCGACCCGGACAATCTCTTTGAGGAACGCAAATCCTCCGAGATCGTGCTCGGGGCCAAGGTCCTGGATGTGACCCACAACATCTGCTACCCCATGCCCAACATGTGGGGCTGGGGCGGGGCCATGATCTACACCGACGGCGTCGCCTCCTCCACCATCACGGTGGAGTGGCAGGTCTACGATCCCCTGGACAAGAAGGTGCTCCACACCCAGGTCACCAAGGGCGCGGCCTCGGTGGACTTCTCGGGCGACGACGCCGAGGTGAGCCTCGCGGCGGCCTTCAGCAACGCCGCCAAGGGGCTGCTGGCCGACCAGAAATTCCATCAACTGATGCTGCGCGACGACGATGCCACCCCTGCCGACGAGACTTTCGTGCCCGGCCCGGTCACGTCCGCCTCACCCGGCCCCGTGTCCGCCGACAACCCTTCCATGGGAACGGTGCCCCTGGCCAAGGGAGGCGTTTTGAGTCTGCCCGAGGTGCAAAAGCGCGTGGTGATGCTCCAGCAGGGCAGCGGCCACGGTTCGGGCTTCCTGGTGGGCGATTCCGGCCTCATCCTGACCAACGACCACGTGGTGAAGGACAGCAAGCAGATCCGGGTGGTCTACCCGGACGGCACCAGGGTTCAGGGGCGTGTCCTGAAGACGGACCCGCGCCAGGACGTGGCCCTCGTGCAGGTGGATTCTTCGTCCCTGGGCGGCTTGAAGGTCCGCCTGGAGGACCTGCCGGTGGGGAGTGACGTCTACGCCATAGGCGCGCCGTACGACAAGAACCTCCAGGGGTCGGTGAGCAAGGGCGTGGTGAGCAACTACCGGGTCAACCAGAAAGGGCGCTGGCTGCAAAGCGACACGACCATCAACGGAGGCAACAGCGGCGGCCCGCTGGTGGACGCTCAGGGCCGTGTTGTGGGCATGTGTTCCTGGAGTGTGAGAGCCGATGACGTGGTAGGCTTGAACTTTTTCGTGCCCATCGCCGACGCCCTGCGGGTGATGGGGCTTTCGGCCCAGTAG